Within the Candidatus Baltobacteraceae bacterium genome, the region CCCGATCCCGCCCACACTCACCGCAAGCCCGAGCGTAACGCCCGACGCTACGCCGATGCGGTTGGGCAGATACTCTTGGCCGAGCACGACGAGGACGCTTGCGGAGAGCGCCATTCCAAAGCCGAGCGCGACGATCGATGCGAGCAGCACGAACGCCGGCGCGTGCAGTGCGCCGGCAAGCGCGACCGCAGCGGTGAAGAGCGCGATCGCGGCGATCGAAACGCTTACGATGGTCCGGCGTTCGTAAAAATCGGCCAGACGTCCGCCGCTGACCGTACCCAGCGCACCGGCAACCAGCATGAGGCTGAGCGCCGCGTTTCCGGCGGTCGCCCCCGCGTGCAGCACGTTGATAACGAAGAGCGGTAAGAAGGTTACCAACCCGAAGAACGCCGTGGATCGAAGACTGACGACCGCGGTCAGCCAGCCGAAGGCCGCCCAATCGTCTCGCAGATACGGCGACGATTTGATGCTCGCAAACGCGCGTTTGCGAAAGTGCTTGAAACGGCCAAGCTCGTTCCACATGAGGATCGCCGCGACGATCCCCGGCACGACGAGCAGCGCGGTGCCGCGCATGCCGAAGGCCAGGACGGTCGGCGTGACCAGAATCGGCCCGAGCGCGAAGCCGCCGTAACCGCCCAGCGAAAACCAGCCCATGCCGGTCGCACGCTGTCCGCGCGAGCAATAGCTCGCGTAGCGCGACCCCTCGGGATGAAACGCCGCGATGCCGATACCGGCGATCGTCGCGGCACCGAACA harbors:
- a CDS encoding MFS transporter; protein product: MAAISLPLDRRGVSTLSVAHVLNDLNQSALPALLPFLVAKEHVSLAAAAALILAMNLSSSVVQPLFGYISDKRSLAWVIPVAVLVASCGTAAIGLLHSYAAMFGAATIAGIGIAAFHPEGSRYASYCSRGQRATGMGWFSLGGYGGFALGPILVTPTVLAFGMRGTALLVVPGIVAAILMWNELGRFKHFRKRAFASIKSSPYLRDDWAAFGWLTAVVSLRSTAFFGLVTFLPLFVINVLHAGATAGNAALSLMLVAGALGTVSGGRLADFYERRTIVSVSIAAIALFTAAVALAGALHAPAFVLLASIVALGFGMALSASVLVVLGQEYLPNRIGVASGVTLGLAVSVGGIGAPIFGLIGDRFGLIDVFVTIAAIALLSFLGTFLMRRSRPFGLATFAEAKEAVS